One window of the Capnocytophaga haemolytica genome contains the following:
- a CDS encoding ABC transporter permease, with translation MFIYLQLLKESFNFAIKSLRDNKLRTVLSLLGVTVGIFSIISVLAAVDSLNKMIQDQLSGLDKNMITLCKFSFAPTDVPQWKRFQFPQVTYQEFEQLQREMTNTEVVVYQIFGVNSSLKYGGKTIENVSVEAVSAGVEMLNDIKIAKGRFFTDTEANTGSAVIVLGHNIAQQLFGSEEPLDKEIRAFGRKMRVVGVLKRYGDMGDDTDEKAYTDANFVRTFIPTGPNGYPAAVTFKPKKGTDAIAYEETLRARVRTMRGLKPEQIDNFFLNKVSSFTDMIDETISMMNLIGWIIGGFSILVGGFGIANIMFVSVKERTNLIGVQKSLGAKNQFILFQFLFEAVLLAIIGGLAGLLLVWLLTFALSGISETFHFILSFKNIAIGLGISFVVGLLSGIIPASSAARLNPVEAIRTGQ, from the coding sequence ATGTTTATTTATTTACAACTACTTAAAGAGAGCTTTAACTTCGCCATCAAATCCTTGCGCGATAATAAGCTGCGCACTGTCCTTTCGCTACTGGGGGTAACGGTGGGCATCTTCTCCATCATCTCAGTGCTCGCTGCGGTGGATTCACTCAACAAGATGATCCAAGACCAGCTCTCGGGCTTGGATAAGAATATGATCACCCTCTGCAAATTCTCCTTCGCCCCTACGGATGTGCCTCAGTGGAAGCGCTTTCAGTTTCCGCAAGTTACCTACCAAGAGTTTGAGCAGTTGCAACGCGAAATGACCAACACAGAGGTAGTGGTTTACCAAATATTTGGTGTAAATAGTAGCTTAAAATACGGTGGGAAAACCATAGAAAATGTTTCGGTAGAAGCCGTGAGTGCAGGGGTGGAAATGCTCAATGACATTAAGATCGCCAAAGGGCGTTTCTTTACGGATACAGAAGCCAATACAGGCAGTGCAGTGATTGTACTTGGACACAATATCGCACAGCAACTCTTTGGCAGTGAAGAGCCTCTGGACAAAGAAATACGTGCCTTTGGTCGCAAGATGCGGGTCGTAGGGGTACTGAAACGTTACGGTGATATGGGCGATGATACCGATGAGAAGGCCTATACAGACGCCAACTTTGTGCGTACGTTTATCCCCACAGGTCCCAATGGTTACCCTGCCGCCGTTACCTTTAAACCCAAGAAGGGCACCGATGCCATCGCCTACGAGGAGACCCTCCGCGCACGCGTCCGCACAATGCGAGGCTTAAAACCTGAACAGATCGACAACTTCTTCCTCAACAAAGTCTCTTCCTTTACCGATATGATCGATGAGACCATCAGTATGATGAACCTCATCGGTTGGATTATAGGGGGCTTCTCTATCCTTGTGGGAGGCTTTGGCATTGCTAACATTATGTTCGTAAGCGTCAAAGAACGTACGAACCTCATCGGCGTACAAAAATCGCTCGGGGCAAAGAACCAATTTATTCTCTTCCAATTCCTCTTTGAGGCAGTGCTCTTGGCAATCATTGGGGGCTTAGCTGGGCTCCTATTGGTATGGTTGCTCACCTTTGCACTCTCGGGCATCAGCGAGACCTTCCATTTTATCCTTTCCTTTAAGAACATCGCCATAGGGCTGGGCATTTCCTTTGTCGTAGGGCTACTCTCGGGTATTATCCCCGCCTCGTCAGCCGCACGCCTCAACCCCGTAGAAGCCATTAGAACAGGACAATAA
- the purH gene encoding bifunctional phosphoribosylaminoimidazolecarboxamide formyltransferase/IMP cyclohydrolase, which translates to MSTTKQAKSALISVFDKTGLEPIVHRMKTLGITIYSTGGTESFLKNLGVEVIPVESVTDYPSILGGRVKTLHPKIFGGILNRQDNDNDVEEMKQYTIPQIDIVIVDLYPFEKTVHSGASEAEIIEKIDIGGISLIRAAAKNFADVLCISSVNQYDALLNILVEQHGATTLEERRHFAAEAFAVSSHYDTAIFNYFNQKEQIPCLKISESEGQVLRYGENPHQKGEYYGNLNALFKKMHGKELSYNNLLDIDAAVNLMAEFSHDDPTFAILKHNNACGVATRKTIAEAYQATLAGDPVSAFGGILISNTKIDSATAELIHPLFFEVIIAPSYSDEALTILEQKKNRIILVKRSADLPKMSLRSCLNGYLVQEKDLKTDKEEDITYVTSAKPTVKAMEDLLFASKICKHSKSNTIVLAKDKQLIASGVGQTSRVDALKQAIEKAKEFKADLRGAVMASDAFFPFPDCVEIAYNEGIKDVIQPGGSVKDQESIDFCNHHDVAMVFTGIRHFKH; encoded by the coding sequence ATGAGCACTACAAAACAAGCAAAATCTGCATTGATATCTGTCTTTGACAAGACAGGTTTAGAACCTATTGTGCACAGAATGAAAACTTTAGGCATCACTATTTACTCTACTGGCGGTACTGAAAGTTTTCTTAAAAATCTCGGAGTTGAGGTTATTCCCGTGGAGAGTGTTACCGATTATCCCTCTATTTTAGGAGGGCGAGTGAAGACGCTGCACCCTAAAATCTTTGGCGGTATTCTCAACCGTCAAGACAACGATAATGATGTAGAGGAGATGAAGCAATATACCATTCCACAGATTGACATTGTAATTGTAGATTTGTATCCATTTGAAAAGACCGTGCACTCAGGGGCAAGTGAGGCTGAAATCATTGAGAAGATTGATATAGGCGGCATCTCGCTCATACGGGCAGCCGCTAAGAATTTTGCCGATGTGCTGTGTATTTCCTCTGTGAATCAGTATGATGCCCTCTTGAATATATTAGTAGAGCAACACGGGGCTACTACCCTTGAAGAGCGTCGCCACTTTGCAGCTGAGGCTTTTGCAGTCTCTTCACATTACGACACGGCGATATTCAACTATTTTAACCAAAAGGAGCAAATACCTTGCCTTAAGATTAGCGAGAGCGAGGGGCAAGTGCTCCGCTACGGTGAGAACCCCCACCAGAAGGGCGAGTACTATGGCAACCTCAACGCTCTCTTCAAGAAGATGCACGGCAAGGAACTCTCTTACAACAACTTGCTTGATATAGATGCAGCTGTAAACTTAATGGCAGAGTTCAGCCACGATGACCCTACCTTTGCAATTCTCAAACACAACAATGCCTGTGGAGTGGCTACTCGAAAGACAATCGCTGAGGCTTACCAAGCGACACTTGCAGGCGACCCTGTGTCAGCTTTTGGGGGAATACTCATCTCCAATACGAAGATAGACTCAGCTACTGCAGAGCTCATTCACCCGCTTTTCTTTGAGGTGATTATCGCCCCTTCGTATAGCGATGAGGCTCTCACCATCTTAGAGCAAAAGAAGAACCGCATTATCCTTGTGAAGCGTTCGGCTGACTTGCCTAAAATGAGCCTACGCTCTTGCCTGAATGGCTATCTCGTGCAGGAAAAAGACCTAAAGACAGATAAGGAAGAGGACATTACTTATGTAACATCTGCCAAGCCTACTGTCAAAGCTATGGAGGATCTGCTCTTTGCCTCAAAGATATGCAAACACAGCAAGTCCAACACCATTGTGCTGGCTAAGGATAAGCAACTCATCGCCAGCGGGGTAGGGCAAACCAGCCGTGTTGATGCCTTAAAGCAGGCTATTGAAAAGGCTAAGGAGTTTAAAGCCGACCTTCGTGGGGCTGTAATGGCAAGCGATGCCTTCTTCCCTTTCCCTGATTGCGTAGAAATCGCTTACAATGAGGGTATTAAGGACGTAATTCAACCTGGAGGCTCTGTTAAAGACCAAGAGAGTATTGACTTCTGCAACCATCACGACGTGGCAATGGTATTTACGGGAATACGACACTTTAAACATTAG